In Thermodesulfobacteriota bacterium, the following are encoded in one genomic region:
- a CDS encoding cytochrome c biogenesis protein CcdA, giving the protein MTEGVSIPFAFLGGLLSFISPCVLPLVPSYISFVTGISFEELTGESEDRKLKRVILFNSMMFVLGFSTVFVVVLGASAQLFGHLFMEYQDVVRKVGGVVIALLGVHIIGVINIGVLQRDKRLHFFREKPMGLLGSFLVGMGFAAGWTPCIGPILSAIFAVAATSESPWAGMVLFTAYSAGLAIPFMLTSIGINTFLKHFQRLKKHMRVVSVVTGTFLIATGVLIFFNSFAMITGYLSMFLPNVG; this is encoded by the coding sequence ATGACTGAAGGGGTTTCCATACCTTTCGCCTTCCTCGGGGGACTCCTCTCCTTCATATCCCCCTGCGTCCTCCCGCTCGTGCCCTCCTATATATCTTTCGTAACGGGCATATCCTTCGAGGAGCTTACCGGCGAGAGCGAAGACAGGAAGTTGAAGAGGGTAATACTCTTTAACTCCATGATGTTCGTGCTCGGGTTTTCCACCGTGTTCGTTGTCGTGCTCGGCGCCTCGGCCCAGCTCTTCGGCCACCTCTTCATGGAGTACCAGGACGTCGTACGGAAGGTAGGCGGCGTCGTCATCGCGCTCCTCGGCGTACATATAATAGGCGTAATAAACATAGGGGTGCTCCAGAGGGACAAGCGGCTGCACTTCTTCCGGGAGAAACCCATGGGGCTGCTGGGTTCGTTCCTCGTGGGCATGGGTTTCGCGGCCGGGTGGACGCCGTGTATCGGCCCGATACTCTCGGCAATATTCGCCGTTGCGGCCACCTCCGAGAGCCCGTGGGCCGGCATGGTGCTCTTTACCGCCTATTCCGCGGGCCTTGCCATACCGTTCATGCTCACCTCCATAGGCATCAATACCTTCCTCAAACACTTTCAGAGACTCAAGAAACACATGCGGGTCGTCTCGGTCGTGACCGGGACTTTCCTCATAGCAACAGGGGTCTTGATATTCTTTAATTCATTTGCTATGATAACCGGGTATCTCTCGATGTTCCTTCCGAATGTCGGGTGA